The Candidatus Margulisiibacteriota bacterium DNA segment TTTTATTAATAAGGGCCATATAAGATTCAACAGTATAATGACGATTCATTTTGCGTAAAATCTCATTGTCGCCGGATTGAAGAGGAAGATGGAATGATTTATTAATATTAGGTGTGTGTTTGACTACCTCAATTAGCTTTTCGGAGATATCTTTAGGGTGATTAGTCATAAAATCAATAAGTTTGATTCCCGGGACCTCGCTGACATCCTGGAGCAGGTCTGCGAAATCATAGTTTTCGTACATGTCCTGACCATAAGAATTAACGTTTTGTCCGAGTAAAACTATTTTGCTATATTTATTTTTGTCGATGGCGATTATTTCTTTGATAATATCTTCTTTTTTTCTGCTTTTTTCTTTGCCGCGAGTATGGGGGACAATGCAGTAGGTACAGTAATTGTTACACCCGAAGCTTATCGGGATCCATGCTTGGTGAAGAGATCCTCTTTTTGGAGGAATTGGAATCTCTGTCTGTTCAATATTTTTAGCGATATCCTTAATTACGTTCCGTGAGGTAATCGTCGAGAGTAATTCCGGCAGACGGTGAATCGTGTTAGTGCCAAAGATCAGATTAATAATTGGTGCTTTAGAAAGGAGTTCTTTTTCCTTGTATTGCGGCATGCATCCGCATATTCCAATTTTAAGGTTGGGTTTAGTTTTTTTTTGATGCTTTAACTGGCCTAATTTACCGAAGACCCTTAGCTCTGATTTGGCTCGTATACTACAGGTATTGAGGATTATAAGGTCTGCGTCTTTTTCGGATACTACTTCTGAAAGACCGCAATGCTCCAATAGCGCCGCGATTTTTTCAGAATCGTTTTTGTTCATTTGACAGCCATAAGTAATTATATGAAAGGTATTTAAGTTGTTAGCCATGCCGATAAATCTCTTATAAATAGAAGCTGAATTTATTTATATCATAGATATATATGTTAGTAAACATGCCGCAGAAAAGTATCAGTAGTTCTTATGTTGAAATAATGAATACTATGTAGAGAGCCTATATTTCATTCCTGTGAACAAACTGGGTCACAAACTATTCTAAAGATTTAGGTTCAAGTTCGACAGACTCCTCTCCGTGTATAGC contains these protein-coding regions:
- the miaB gene encoding tRNA (N6-isopentenyl adenosine(37)-C2)-methylthiotransferase MiaB, producing the protein MANNLNTFHIITYGCQMNKNDSEKIAALLEHCGLSEVVSEKDADLIILNTCSIRAKSELRVFGKLGQLKHQKKTKPNLKIGICGCMPQYKEKELLSKAPIINLIFGTNTIHRLPELLSTITSRNVIKDIAKNIEQTEIPIPPKRGSLHQAWIPISFGCNNYCTYCIVPHTRGKEKSRKKEDIIKEIIAIDKNKYSKIVLLGQNVNSYGQDMYENYDFADLLQDVSEVPGIKLIDFMTNHPKDISEKLIEVVKHTPNINKSFHLPLQSGDNEILRKMNRHYTVESYMALINKIKKEIPNVEISSDIIVGFPGETEEQFQNSLIAVREIRGFRVNTSAYSPRELTPAATMPDQISTKEKARRLQLLMRIVDESSKSTI